GAAGTGACATTACAGACATAATATATGTATCCATCATCTCACTGGGGTGGACCCCACAAGATGTCTAAGGACTACTTCCAACTCATGATACTCCGCTCTCGCAGTAGGTAGAATCTACGCATGCTATGAGAGAGATAGATATCTAACAAGTCTGTCATAATAAACTATTCCTAGATAGTGGActaaattttggaaaattacttATTTAATTGTTGTACTGAGGATCAACTTTCATTACACaccaacaaaaaggaaaaaggaaaaaaaagacaaaaacccaacaaacaaTAACGCGCACCTTAAACATATTGAAAAGAGGAGCATATTTGATCCAGCTCACAACGTATCTGATACGTTCCACAGCTGAATACAAGGCATTTACAGCAACGTGAGAATAACTAGagattttgtatttaattacaTTTACAGATGGACGCATGTATAAATTTACACAGAACGTGGTTTATAATTTCTGCCACAAGCATTACAAAAGACTACATTTAATTTAACAACATCGATTACTATTTTGAACCATCATCTTCTCCCCCCTTGAACTCAGTTTCCAAGTCTAATCCAAACCCGGCATCACTTCCATACAAGTTCCGGTCCCACTGACCAACAAAATCGTTCTTCTGGTCACTTTTTGGTAGCACTGCGGAGATCATGAAGCCATCTGTTGGTCCATCATCCACTTTCTGTTTCTTTCGGGGTGAAGAGGGCCCGGCAGAGCCATCACCAGTTGGTTCTGACTCAGATAGCTTTTGCTTAGCCTCATCCGATGGTGAGGTCTCGGAAGCTTTCAGTGCACCACCTAGTTTCTGCTGCTCCTCAATGATCTTCTGTAAATATTTACCCTGTGCTTCTATTCTCATTTGCAGCTGTCTTTGAACCTGCAATGTGTTTTCCAAATAAATCagtaaaaaatacaaataacaaaCCTTGCTATGCTTAAAATAAACGTGCAACAAACAGATAAAGAGCCACATGAAATATCTGACCTAATGCTAGACAAATTCACTGCCGAACACAATAACTAAGAAGTATATCTGAGAACCATAAGCAAAGCTACTACTCCATTTGCTAATTCCATCCATGCAAATGACAATCATCACAGCATGCAGAAAATGTAAAGGAATAGAACCTAAGGGTGAAGGTAAATAACCTACGATGTATACAATAATTTCTAATTACTTCagttttcttttccctttctgGCTAATAAAAATGAGACTTGATAGAAGTTGTTAGAGAGAGACGGCCTTAACAACCTTTCAGTTAGCTAAAGGTTGCAAATATAGACAGTCATTGTGCTTCATGAGTACAATATATTGACATTTCCTAAAATACCTCCCTTTCTCGCAAAGGAAAATGTAAAACTAGTCGACTAAAATTACAAGTTAAAGAGTTGCAGACAAAATTATAACCCTCTTTCAGCAATTATAAAAGCAAAATGAGAGCATGAGACCAAACCTCAAGCTGTTCATGAAGACGCTTCTGAACCTCCATTTGCATCCTCAGTGCCTCATTAATTTGCATTCCCCTGAAGAACAGGAAGACTTTGTACATTATTAGAAGTAAAGAGAACATGACCCAAAGAACTGTGCATGTAACATGGTATATCGTTATGAAAGAGGTCCAAGACTCACGGGGAGGAATCTGAGCCAGAAAGGCTGTCTCCAGAacttttcttctcatctttagAACCTAAAGGTCAAAAGTGGAATTCTCCAGATTTAGATTCATGCACCCAAAATGTATAAACAAAATTCTATCACTGAAAtacagagagagaaaggaaaatggGGCACCTTTGCCATCACCAGGAGATTCTGGAAGGTACTTTGCAAGGCGGTACttctatggaaaaaaaaagaagaagaaaacggaCAACTTCCACTTAATTTCAGATACTCAGATATATCAACATTCAAATCTCTGTGTCTGTGTATATAAACGAAAAGATCTGTACCTGTAAATGGCTTTTCACATGATAAATGGTAAGTCCAGGTACGCCCATTACTCTTAGAACACCTTTTGGTGTTGCCCCTGAAGccaaataaatagaaattataAGTATATATTTAATCCATCAATATCTGCTGAATAAGCTTGCATATTAAGGGCAACAGTTGCTATCTGCAAATCTATGTCACAATAAAAGCAAGCCactaaaaaaatccaacaacccATAAACCCGTTTGGTACATTTGTTTAAAcaaatgttttcagtttttaaacaacattacacgtatttccacacactttttcactcacatgtatttccaaaaaatacaaacaatgttattagaacaacattaccaaacaggCCTGAATCATCATTCAAACCAGCATTTAATACAAAATGTAGATAAGTACAAAATTTGAACAACTCAGAAATGAGAATTTCAAACTTCTTGTGAGCTACAAGAAATGTCCGCAAAATCAATCcacttcataaattttttttttttttgacaagtaaaaagaagagaataacACAGACCGTAGATGCATATCCATTTAGATAAAAGATGTCATTGGTGTATATGTGTGAAGCTAGCTTcctcctgaaaacttgaaccttGGGTCTTGCCCCCtacaccccacaagtacttatacttgtggagtgaccatcatgCCAAGGATGCACGGTAGTCCACTTCAtaattttaaacctttttttttttttttattctaaatggGGAATCTGATAGTATTTTCACCTATGGGCAAGAAAGGATTTGTTCTAGGACCACCACAGACATAAGGGCTTGAAGCAGGGCAGAATTTTGATAGCGttgaattaatttattttttatgtaacaaaaatccattaaaaaaaagtgcaaaaggGGCACAACCCTAGTACATGGGGAGAATACAAAGGAAAAGCCCAATACAATTTAAGTAATTAAACTAAATTACACTTTTGacccttaaagtttggggttgtttttattttggtcccttaAGTCTGAGATTTTTTACTTTGGTCCACCAAGCTTGATTCCATTTTCAAAATGGTCATTCTGTCCAATCTCCGTGATAAATCTAGCTGTTCAGTTCCAGCAAAACAATGTCttttcacctctctctctctaatggcCAAATTAGTCACGGACATGGATGGAAGGACTATTTTGGAAAGGGAATCAAACTTGCTGGACCAAACTGAAAACTTGCAAAATTAAGGGACTAAACAGAAAATTCTCAAACTTgggaacaaaataaaataaccccAAACCTTAAGGgtcaaaaatgaaatttagtCAAAACTAAATAAAGGTTAACGGAAACTCAAGGAAGTCcacggtaaaaaaaaaaagaagaagtatgaGAAGTCAAAGTCTAGTCATATAAAGtcctcaaaaacaaaaacttcaaCTTCATCGTGTACAGCTCTTTCCTCTTAAAGCATCAAGCATTTCTTCCTCTCCAAAGGCACCACATTAAACACAAAGAAACAATTTTCCAAATCTACCCATTGCTTCTCTTGCCAAAATGTCCCTTCCAACAAGATAAAATTCCAACACAGAAGAAGGCATCACCTAGGAAATACCAAACAAACAGAATGCCAAAGACCACAATTCCTGAGCCACTGCACAATGTAGGAAAAGATGAGTCATGCGCTCTCCATGACTCTTGCACAATTTGATAACGTTGAGTTTACTAATGGCTCTAACTTGCTCTCGCATTAATGGTTTCCTAATTGGAATTTCTAGCCCCACCAAAGACGAGTTTGCACcacattaaatttaatataattcaaCCACCTAAAAAAAATACCGCCctcataaaaattaatttggcaTGAAAACTTACAAATCTTTCTCTAAATGCTCAAGGAGTGTTAGTATATCTAATAAACTATCCGCATTGAGGATCCTAACAGTTAAACATCACAACGTCAATAAGCAGTTTGCTAATCATGCCACCCCTTCTTGCTCATGAAATAAATCATAACACAAACAGAACCATAACAATGTTGAACCAAATTTATGCATGCTCATGGCATTAGCTAGCGTGATTTACTCTTTGTTATGAAAAGTTTACATAATGTTAGCTAGTACATATTTTCAGAGGTGGGGCAAAGAAGCAGAGCATGTCATGGCCCCACAAGAAGTATACAGTCTTTTCAATATTATTTCAGATTTGAGGGTCATTCTTGAAAAATTATGCTCTTAAGCATACAAATTTGTTTCCAAAATGCTGTAATCTCTTTGTAGTTGGTTGACAAGAaattttgaacactcagcactGGCGTCTTAAAAATTTGCTTAGCTGAAAAAGAACCAGTGCATGGTAGGCTCAGTCAACTAGCAACAATTTTCACAGTGAAATCAAATAGACGTTTTCTTGACACCATGAAACATTACATATTTTAGggcatattatatatattggatGCTAtgatatatataaccaaaaagccatatatttttctaaaaaacaaattttccaTGCAAGcagttcaaaaagaaaaatatattatactaAAAAGGTTACGattagaacacacacacacagagaagaTCATCAACACaaacataaaaatcataatCGTACAATAGTAGATTAAATTAGAAAACTGAATAAGCTATAATTCCCATTTTTTATCATCACtcaatctctattttatttatttattataaaaatcacTTTTAATCTCTATGATAGCTACCATTTCCAGCATAAAGTGTCTTTTATCTACAAACAAAacctttttgctttttttttttttggcaaattaaaaagaaatatcagTATCCTACTAGATCTCAATATTCAAGTAGTTGATAGGATTTGGATCCATGACAGCCAAAACACCAACTGTACAAACCCACAAATCATGTACTCACTTTTCAAATGTTCTGGTATCAGTACTATTATCAAATTCAGGTGTTGATCAACAAAGGCCAGGCAATAACAATGAAGGAATTTGAGTGCTGATGTAGGTAACAGCCACCTTCATAGTCAATACATTAGCTCTTCACCTTCTATGAAACTAGTGGTGTCCACGTTCTTGTGTCACCAAGCATCCCCTTAGTCACTTTGTTTCATTTCAATAATTGTCTCCTTCCTTTTTATGCTGTACCCCCAGCAAGCAATGTAGTATTTCCATTCATAAGACAGTTCATACAGACTGCGCTGCATTTGATGGTACTTCTCAAGTACTTTATCACCAAAAACAGCTTTTCATTCTAACtcagattttttttctctaaaaaatcaTGCAAGCACATAAAATTAAGGATGAAGGCATGCCTATTagcaccaaaaaagaaaaggatgaaGACATGACTTGATCAAAATTGAGGGACCAAAAAGCTACACTAAATCACAAAAGTAATTAACAGCTTGTTTGGAAGGGGAAAATGGAATGGATTAAAAGGGATTTTAAAGGAATGATGCATCTATTCCTCTGTTTGGGAGTTTAGTGAGAAGGAATAAATTGGTTCCATTAATAATCCCTCCTAAGAATTCCTCCCATAAGCAGGAAGAACACACATTTCTGTAATGTTACATCTCAACCAGGTCAAAATGCACTATTGTAACAAGTTAGCCCTAATCATCTAGATCGATCACAACCTGTATCAGATATCTTGGTTTTAAATCACAGGATACAACTAGATGTACAATTCTATGGATAATGCAGCTAGATAAGCATAGTTTTAAGCTGTTCAAAGGATATTATTGGTTATGCAATTTCATCCTCATGCAGGTATGTATAAATGAATGAGTTTGACGGACACGATACATCTCCTTCCCCAGTTACAATCTGAAAAAATTGGATTATCCAAGTAGCCTGACTGTTCAGTAGTTGTCAACATATCCATAATTTCTCCAGACATCATTTTCTTAAAACAGTTTGCTCTAATATATTGTAAAAAGGGATCAAGTGTAATTAACTACCAACTGTAATTGCAAAAAGCCACTAAAGAATCAGATGATTCCCAGTAAGAGCAGTAGAAAGAAAAGGACACAAGGACAAAGTGCCCTAAGGTACTCAACTTCAAAGCATAAAAGTACCTAATCAAAATATACATGCCCATTCCATCACAGCAGGATTCCaacaccctctctctctctctctctctctcatacacacacacacacatacacatgtTACACGTGTagttcaaataaaattggttgtacAAGATAAGTAAAGTCGTTAGTTATTGGCAAAGTAGAAAATATAGTGAATTTAAGTTGAATTAATCAAATTGACTCATATTGTGAACAAACAAAACCAATACTTAATTTGCCAAATTCGCGACCTCTAATTGGgggtttaattaaaaatatatatactaatacaCTATGCATAGCTCAAACAATTATTCAAAGTTTAAACCAGAAGTACTACACTGAAAAGTCTTCCctcagaaaataaaaacataactaaGAAAGAGAAGATAATTGGAGACTACATATAGATAGGATCATAAATTATCCAACAATACATATAACAACAGAGATATCACTAGCTCGTGTAAGCTTGTCAACAAAATGATAATCTAAATATCATCTTCCTATTTGCATAACCTCTATCTCTGTCCAACACAATCTTACCACAAACGAAGCTAAATAAAGATCCAAAGGCTAAAAACTTTACCTTCcgaacataaataaataaaagaaagacaCTGTCATCTAAATGCAATGCATCAACGAAACAGATCACCCATTCTGATGCCAGACCTTAACACAACATACgctaaaagtaaaaaaacatcTTTCTAATCCAAATCAACATAAGTTAACACTAGCATACAAACTTACTACAATCACAAATGGAGTCTGCTCTAATTAATATACTACAGaaagtcttttttattttcttgttattcaatttataaagaaaatcaatGACATAAAAATTTGGGGAAATTACAGAAAAAGGCCCAAAGCTTGCATCATTTTTCAGAGTAGGTCCTAGGTTTATAATTTTGTCATTTAAAGCCCCCAATTACAGAATCATTTCAATTTGAAGCCAATATTCATCTCCATTATTCTAGGTAATAATTGGGGGGgaaaaaatcattgattaaaCTCTGTGGTTCACTAATAACTGTTCACAAATTAATTTGGCAACCATTGAACAGAGATCGTAGAGAGAAAGAAGACATCATTTAGAGGGAAAAAGTTTTACTTAGAGTTAATTGccagaaaatcaaaattgattaCCTAGGcggaatacaaaattttaatacaataatTCTACTAACACTCGCAATTCCACAATTTCACTAACTTGCTAAAGTGGTTGATTGTGAGTGGTTAAAAAAAGAGGCGGGTCCATGTAACAAGTGGTGGGTAGAAAGTGTCCATCACTCACACTCGACAACTCCAACATGTttgtgaacatttttttttttttaataaatgaaaaaaaggagCTCAAAAGTGCAGTCCAGTTAAACCCTACTCAGAAATGGCGTGAGACCATCCGCACAATAGTAGGGCA
The sequence above is drawn from the Quercus robur chromosome 7, dhQueRobu3.1, whole genome shotgun sequence genome and encodes:
- the LOC126693186 gene encoding myb family transcription factor PHL7-like isoform X1, with the translated sequence MYHAKKFSMTSLVPHKTQGVELAAVPAVKNTASSAAAASGSGSGSGSAGAGKQRLRWTSDLHDRFVDAITQLGGPDRATPKGVLRVMGVPGLTIYHVKSHLQKYRLAKYLPESPGDGKGSKDEKKSSGDSLSGSDSSPGMQINEALRMQMEVQKRLHEQLEVQRQLQMRIEAQGKYLQKIIEEQQKLGGALKASETSPSDEAKQKLSESEPTGDGSAGPSSPRKKQKVDDGPTDGFMISAVLPKSDQKNDFVGQWDRNLYGSDAGFGLDLETEFKGGEDDGSK
- the LOC126693186 gene encoding myb family transcription factor PHL7-like isoform X2, giving the protein MTVLLMLSPSLADQIVGATPKGVLRVMGVPGLTIYHVKSHLQKYRLAKYLPESPGDGKGSKDEKKSSGDSLSGSDSSPGMQINEALRMQMEVQKRLHEQLEVQRQLQMRIEAQGKYLQKIIEEQQKLGGALKASETSPSDEAKQKLSESEPTGDGSAGPSSPRKKQKVDDGPTDGFMISAVLPKSDQKNDFVGQWDRNLYGSDAGFGLDLETEFKGGEDDGSK